One Helianthus annuus cultivar XRQ/B chromosome 12, HanXRQr2.0-SUNRISE, whole genome shotgun sequence genomic region harbors:
- the LOC118485055 gene encoding uncharacterized protein LOC118485055, producing MVNGPRYSAKEKGKRPYEPSWQEQQVIFPVVRGGPRATRPVVITSIIGHYETEYVFIDPGSTANIIYEQCFNQFDEDNKARLEPVDYPLSGFCNEMVFPLGQISFPVTLSDGKHSRKTNVNFMVMPVKSRHDVLIGRETQGELNMVTSTPHSAIGFPTKMGVAIIYAKKEVMSTEELRPTKAAKVSTTEPEKWMLNLMVEKSSGGWRMCVDYTDLKKACPKDCYSLPEIDKKIDSLAPYRWKCFLDCYKGYHQVQMKLENEDKAAFMTDLGIFCYTKMPFGLKNAGATYQRLMDKTFARDIGKHIEVYIDDLVVKSPEEDQMLKDIEKTFNSMRGVNMKLNPAKCSFGMEEGKFLGFIVTNGGFKVNPEKVQAIERMPSPKSIKEMQRLVGRLTVLNRFLSNHAAKSYPFISTLRNCVKKQEFRWTPEAESAFQQMKECLIELPTLTAPFEKEPLILCLSSSDKAVGSVLLIERNGVQTPIYYVSRMLTDPETRYSTMEKLTSGRLAKWAIELGGHNILYRPRPAIKGQVLADFITEVPAEKVKDCEIVETPTKDTPDGLWLLYTDCASNEDGAGAGLRLVSPEKHEFTYGIRLDFKNTNNEAEYEAFLAGLRLTIKMGAKNLQAHVDSLLIASQVNGFYDAKGDVMALYLDQAKELLQKFTSYRVVHINRSENKQADALSKLASTSFQHLAKEVRIEVLKNPSVLLRQVNVIEIGQPSWMTPIIQYLQEGILPENKAEARKIKHKTLHYEMNDGILYQKSFLGPLLHYVDPQDANYLIREIHEGICGIHAGPRMVVAKIMNAGYYWPGMHVDALKELRKCDSCQRHSTKTLRLKMILSQCPLLGLSNSGGLIWWDLSQMPGSRKVYNRGC from the exons ATGGTCAATGGACCAAGATACAGCGCAAAAGAGAAAGGCAAGCGCCCTTACGAACCCTCATGGCAAGAGCAACAGGTCATTTTCCCGGTAGTGCGCGGCGGCCCTCGCGCCACTCGACCCGTCGTCATTACCAGTATTATCGGCCATTATGAAACGGAGTATGTCTTCATTGACCCAGGAAGTACAGCTAATATCATCTATGAGCAGTGTTTTAATCAGTTTGATGAAGATAACAAAGCAAGACTTGAGCCAGTTGATTATCCGTTGTCTGGATTTTGCAACGAAATGGTTTTCCCGCTAGGCCAAATCAGCTTCCCCgtcacgctctctgacgggaaGCATTCAAGAAAAACAAACGTAAACTTCAtggtgatgcctgtcaaatcgAGACACGATGTGTTGATCGGGAGAGAAACCCAGGGCGAGCTAAACATGGTAACTTCCACTCCCCACTCAGCGATAGGGTTTCCAACCAAGATGGGGGTGGCGATCATCTATGCCAAAAAAGAAGTAATGTCAACGGAAGAGTTGCGCCCAACAAAAGCGGCGAAAGTTTCAACAACTGAGCCAGAGAAGTGGATGTTAAACC TAATGGTGGAAAAGTCGAGCGGAGGATGGCGAATGTGCGTTGATTACACTGATCTCAAGAAGGCATGCCCTAAAGATTGCTATTCTTTGCCTGAGATAGACAAAAAGATAGACTCCCTCGCGCCATACAGATGGAAGTGCTTCTTGGATTGCTACAAGGGGTACCATCAGGTTCAAATGAAGCTTGAAAACGAAGACAAGGCAGCCTTCATGACCGATCTCGGGATCTTCTGTTATACAAAGATGCCATTCGGTCTCAAAAACGCTGGCGCCACGTACCAGCGCCtgatggacaagaccttcgcTAGGGATATTGGGAAGCACATTGAAGTTTACATTGACGACCTGGTGGTAAAAAGTCCTGAAGAGGACCAAATGCTGAAAGACATCGAGAAAACTTTCAACTCAATGAGAGGCGTGAACATGAAATTGAATCCCGCCAAATGTTCCTTTGGTATGGAGGAAGGGAAATTCttgggcttcatagtcacaaaTGGCGGATTTAAAGTGAATCCAGAAAAGGTCCAAGCAATAGAGCGCATGCCATCACCCAAATCAATCAAAGAGATGCAAAGGTTAGTCGGCCGCCTAACCGTGCTTAACCGCTTCTTGTCaaatcacgccgcaaagtcgtaCCCTTTCATAAGTACCTTGCGCAATTGTGTGAAGAAGCAAGAGTTCAGATGGACACCTGAGGCAGAAAGCGCTTTTCagcaaatgaaggagtgtttgattgAACTCCCAACGTTGACCGCACCGTTCGAAAAGGAGCCGCTCATCTTGTGCTTGTCATCATCAGACAAGGCAGTGGGTTCGGTATTGCTTATAGAAAGAAACGGGGTCCAGACTCCAATCTACTATGTCAGTAGAATGCTCACAGatccagaaacaagatattcaacGATGGAAAAACTG ACATCCGGGCGATTAGCGAAATGGGCGATCGAACTGGGGGGCCACAACATTTTGTataggccgcgcccagccatcaAGGGTCAAGTCCTTGCAGACTTTATCACAGAAGTCCCAGCGGAAAAGGTCAAAGATTGTGAGATTGTCGAAACTCCCACGAAAGACACACCAGATGGGCTTTGGTTGCTGTATACAGATTGTGCCTCAAACGAGGACGGCGCAGGAGCCGGATTGCGCCTTGTGAGCCCCGAAAAACATGAATTTACATACGGTATCAGGTTGGATTTTAAAAATACCAACAACGAAGCAGAATACGAGGCATTTCTGGCAGGCTTGCGCCTCACCATTAAAATGGGAGCTAAAAATCTGCAAGCGCACGTTGATTCACTGTTGATCGCCAGTCAAGTCAACGGGTTCTATGACGCAAAAGGCGACGTTATGGCCTTATATCTGGATCAGGCAAAAGAACTGCTGCAGAAGTTCACGTCATACAGGGTGGTACATATCAATCGCTCTGAAAACAAACAGGCAGACGCTTTAAGCAAGCTTGCGTCAACTTCCTTTCAGCATCTCGCAAAGGAGGTAAGGATTGAAGTACTCAAAAATCCATCAGTACTGCTGCGCCAGGTGAATGTGATCGAAATAGGGCAGCCATCCTGGATGACCCCTATAATCCAGTATCTGCAGGAAGGGATACTCCCAGAGAACAAAGCAGAGGCAAGGAAAATCAAGCACAAAACCCTGCATTATGAAATGAATGATGGTATTCTATATCAGAAGTCCTTCTTGGGTCCCTTATTGCACTACGTAGACCCCCAAGACGCGAATTACTTAATCAGAGAAATCCACGAAGGGATCTGTGGTATCCAtgcaggaccacgcatggttgTTGCGAAGATCATGAATGCCGGATATTATtggccagggatgcatgtcgACGCCCTGAAGGAGCTGCGCAAATGCGACTCTTGTCAGCGGCATTCCACAAAGACCCTGCGCTTAAAAATGATCTTATCCCAGTGTCCACTGCTTGGCCTTTCCAACAGTGGGGGATTGATATGGTGGGACCTTTCCCAGATGCCCGGGAGCCGTAAAGTTTATAATCGTGGCTGTTGA